In Xyrauchen texanus isolate HMW12.3.18 chromosome 32, RBS_HiC_50CHRs, whole genome shotgun sequence, the following proteins share a genomic window:
- the LOC127625713 gene encoding inter-alpha-trypsin inhibitor heavy chain H3-like isoform X3, translating to MMDRTAIRLIFLGVFVIIATSASVKKKQNVDIYSFHINTTVTSRYATTVITSRVVNTLNESQEVHFEVKIPKNAFISKFRMTIEGKTYDGVVKEKDAAKQQYTQAVSRGQSAGLIKSVGRTLEDFKTSVTVAALSKVTFELTYEELLKRRLGKYELLVNAHPMQPVADFKIDVHIHEKPGISFFEVKGDLSTNDLANAIKTTRADEDVWVSFYPTRDQQTKCCGENGLNGDLLITYDVERRNPQGEIMVSNGYFVHYFAPTDIPRIPKNVVFIIDQSGSMHGRKIIQTRLALLKILSDLDEDDHFGLITFDSQVEIWKHELLKATKANLEDAKSFVQNIRDRGSTDINAAVLKGVNMIKQHPREGTASILILLTDGDPTTGETNTERIMSNVRKAIVSKFPLYCLGFGYDVNFEFLTQMSLENNGIARRIYEDSDADLQLQGFYDEVAIPLLSDIQLNYTGVTNLTETNFNMYFNGSEIVVSGQIMDNSVESFTAQVIAISKYNKVTYQDTVNTKDLSDVPPENKDFMQRLWAYLTVKQLLERQVLLKGQEKEDEKKEALKLSLKYQFVTSLTSLVVTKPQEDEVEVADKPKEGGEPPRQPVAMPHNGDSVIASSPISRYGMRGKAATLKSLESGSKDSVSRDTSNRFLLPAVGQPKPLCYDVPLPHKIKLLEDSNLEFSMNGESKTSTRGFGQIAFHYKKGQHLIINTTSIRYNDDQNNVEFLWGQEPTQHNIAGVHLILGNNEIDVTMGNIRVVILLHKKDGNVFLWPDIRQQPKDVGLSGILGKGNISYEEIQGPPLPIFKIMDQEVRPVQEGVTDYRLPSTPVVRCWLVPFHIVMEGSISNFTVAQL from the exons ATGATGGATCGAACTGCAATCAGACTGATTTTCTTGGGCGTCTTTGTCATCATTGCCACTTCAGCTTCTGTTAAGAAG AAACAAAACGTGGATATTTACAGCTTCCACATTAACACTACTGTGACCAGCCGCTATGCCACCACAGTCATCACAAGCCGTGTGGTGAACACACTGAACGAATCACAAGAGGTCCATTTTGAGGTCAAGATACCCAAGAATGCCTTTATCAGCAAATTCAGAAT GACCATAGAGGGCAAGACATATGACGGGGTTGTTAAGGAAAAAGATGCAGCTAAGCAGCAGTACACTCAAGCAGTATCACGAGGACAAAGTGCTGGACTGATCAA ATCTGTTGGAAGGACTTTAGAAGACTTTAAAACATCAGTTACAGTGGCTGCTCTCAGTAAAGTGACCTTTGAGTTGACCTATGAGGAACTGCTAAAGCGTCGTCTTGGCAAATACGAGCTACTCGTTAATGCCCACCCGATGCAGCCAGTGGCAGACTTCAAG atTGATGTACACATCCATGAGAAACCAGGAATTTCTTTCTTTGAGGTGAAAGGAGATCTGAGTACCAATGACCTGGCCAATGCCATCAAAACAACCAGAGCAGATGAAGAT GTATGGGTGTCCTTCTACCCCACTCGAGATCAGCAGACAAAATGTTGTGGTGAAAATGGGCTGAATGGAGACCTGCTCATAACATACGATGTTGAAAGACGAAATCCACAAGGGGAAATAATG GTATCGAATGGCTATTTCGTCCACTACTTTGCACCCACTGACATTCCACGTATTCCCAAAAATGTGGTGTTTATCATTGACCAGAGTGGCTCTATGCATGGCAGAAAAATAATACAG actcgTTTGGCTCTGTTGAAGATTTTGAGTGATCTTGATGAGGATGATCACTTTGGACTGATCACCTTTGACAGTCAAGTTGAAATTTGGAAACATGAACTCCTCAAAGCTACCAAGGCAAACCTGGAGGATGCCAAATCTTTCGTACAGAATATCAGAGATAGGGGAT CCACAGACATAAACGCTGCAGTGCTTAAAGGAGTGAACATGATAAAGCAACACCCACGAGAAGGAACTGCTTCCATCCTGATACTGCTTACAGATGGAGACCCCACTACAG GTGAAACCAATACAGAGAGGATAATGTCTAATGTGAGGAAAGCCATTGTGTCAAAGTTTCCTCTCTATTGCCTTGGTTTTGGGTACGATGTCAACTTTGAATTCCTGACACAAATGTCATTGGAAAATAATGGGATTGCTCGCAGAATTTATGAGGATTCTGATGCTGATCTACAGCTGCAG gGCTTCTATGATGAAGTTGCCATTCCTCTCCTCAGTGATATTCAACTTAATTACACTGGCGTGACAAATCTTACTGAGACCAATTTTAACATGTACTTCAACGGATCTGAAATTGTAGTCTCAGGTCAAATCATGGACAACAGTGTGGAGAGTTTCACTGCTCAGGTCATCGCAATATCG AAATACAATAAGGTGACATATCAAGACACTGTAAATACAAAAGACCTCAGTGATGTTCCACCTGAGAATAAAGATTTCATGCAGAGATTGTGGGCCTACCTTACAGTGAAGCAACTTCTGGAGAGACA GGTGCTTCTTAAAGGACAAGAGAAAGAGGATGAAAAGAAAGAAGCTCTCAAATTATCCCTGAAATATCAGTTTGTGACCAGTCTCACCTCTTTAGTAGTTACTAAGCCACAGGAAGACGAAGTGGAAGTTGCTGACAAACCCAAAGAGGGAGGGGAGCCACCCAGACAACCAGTAGCTATGCCACACAATG GTGACAGTGTTATTGCCTCATCACCGATCTCTCGTTACG GTATGCGTGGAAAAGCTGCAACATTGAAGAGTCTTGAATCAG GTTCCAAGGATTCAGTTTCAAGAGATACTAGTAATCGGTTCTTGTTGCCTGCTGTTGGTCAGCCTAAGCCACTTTGTTATGATGTTCCTCTTCCTCACAAAATCAAACTGCTAGAGGATTCTAATTTAG AGTTCTCTATGAATGGAGAGTCCAAGACGTCTACACGTGGATTTGGTCAAATTGCCTTTCATTACAAAAAGGGCCAACACCTGATAATAAACACAACATCCATTAGATACAATGATGACCAGAACAATGTGGAGTTTTTGTGGGGCCAGGAACCAACCCAACACAATATAGCGGG TGTGCATCTGATCCTGGGAAACAATGAAATAGATGTTACTATGGGAAATATTCGTGTTGTTATTCTTCTTCATAAGAAAGATGGGAATGTGTTTCTCTGGCCAGACATTCGGCAACAACCAAAAGATGTTGGTTTGTCTGGCATTTTAG
- the LOC127625713 gene encoding inter-alpha-trypsin inhibitor heavy chain H3-like isoform X2, with translation MMDRTAIRLIFLGVFVIIATSASVKKKQNVDIYSFHINTTVTSRYATTVITSRVVNTLNESQEVHFEVKIPKNAFISKFRMTIEGKTYDGVVKEKDAAKQQYTQAVSRGQSAGLIKSVGRTLEDFKTSVTVAALSKVTFELTYEELLKRRLGKYELLVNAHPMQPVADFKIDVHIHEKPGISFFEVKGDLSTNDLANAIKTTRADEDVWVSFYPTRDQQTKCCGENGLNGDLLITYDVERRNPQGEIMVSNGYFVHYFAPTDIPRIPKNVVFIIDQSGSMHGRKIIQTRLALLKILSDLDEDDHFGLITFDSQVEIWKHELLKATKANLEDAKSFVQNIRDRGSTDINAAVLKGVNMIKQHPREGTASILILLTDGDPTTGETNTERIMSNVRKAIVSKFPLYCLGFGYDVNFEFLTQMSLENNGIARRIYEDSDADLQLQGFYDEVAIPLLSDIQLNYTGVTNLTETNFNMYFNGSEIVVSGQIMDNSVESFTAQVIAISKYNKVTYQDTVNTKDLSDVPPENKDFMQRLWAYLTVKQLLERQVLLKGQEKEDEKKEALKLSLKYQFVTSLTSLVVTKPQEDEVEVADKPKEGGEPPRQPVAMPHNARLSVAWPHGSIVPQMGYSGDSVIASSPISRYGMRGKAATLKSLESGSKDSVSRDTSNRFLLPAVGQPKPLCYDVPLPHKIKLLEDSNLEFSMNGESKTSTRGFGQIAFHYKKGQHLIINTTSIRYNDDQNNVEFLWGQEPTQHNIAGVHLILGNNEIDVTMGNIRVVILLHKKDGNVFLWPDIRQQPKDVGLSGILGKGNISYEEIQGPPLPIFKIMDQEVRPVQEGVTDYRLPSTPVVRCWLVPFHIVMEGSISNFTVAQL, from the exons ATGATGGATCGAACTGCAATCAGACTGATTTTCTTGGGCGTCTTTGTCATCATTGCCACTTCAGCTTCTGTTAAGAAG AAACAAAACGTGGATATTTACAGCTTCCACATTAACACTACTGTGACCAGCCGCTATGCCACCACAGTCATCACAAGCCGTGTGGTGAACACACTGAACGAATCACAAGAGGTCCATTTTGAGGTCAAGATACCCAAGAATGCCTTTATCAGCAAATTCAGAAT GACCATAGAGGGCAAGACATATGACGGGGTTGTTAAGGAAAAAGATGCAGCTAAGCAGCAGTACACTCAAGCAGTATCACGAGGACAAAGTGCTGGACTGATCAA ATCTGTTGGAAGGACTTTAGAAGACTTTAAAACATCAGTTACAGTGGCTGCTCTCAGTAAAGTGACCTTTGAGTTGACCTATGAGGAACTGCTAAAGCGTCGTCTTGGCAAATACGAGCTACTCGTTAATGCCCACCCGATGCAGCCAGTGGCAGACTTCAAG atTGATGTACACATCCATGAGAAACCAGGAATTTCTTTCTTTGAGGTGAAAGGAGATCTGAGTACCAATGACCTGGCCAATGCCATCAAAACAACCAGAGCAGATGAAGAT GTATGGGTGTCCTTCTACCCCACTCGAGATCAGCAGACAAAATGTTGTGGTGAAAATGGGCTGAATGGAGACCTGCTCATAACATACGATGTTGAAAGACGAAATCCACAAGGGGAAATAATG GTATCGAATGGCTATTTCGTCCACTACTTTGCACCCACTGACATTCCACGTATTCCCAAAAATGTGGTGTTTATCATTGACCAGAGTGGCTCTATGCATGGCAGAAAAATAATACAG actcgTTTGGCTCTGTTGAAGATTTTGAGTGATCTTGATGAGGATGATCACTTTGGACTGATCACCTTTGACAGTCAAGTTGAAATTTGGAAACATGAACTCCTCAAAGCTACCAAGGCAAACCTGGAGGATGCCAAATCTTTCGTACAGAATATCAGAGATAGGGGAT CCACAGACATAAACGCTGCAGTGCTTAAAGGAGTGAACATGATAAAGCAACACCCACGAGAAGGAACTGCTTCCATCCTGATACTGCTTACAGATGGAGACCCCACTACAG GTGAAACCAATACAGAGAGGATAATGTCTAATGTGAGGAAAGCCATTGTGTCAAAGTTTCCTCTCTATTGCCTTGGTTTTGGGTACGATGTCAACTTTGAATTCCTGACACAAATGTCATTGGAAAATAATGGGATTGCTCGCAGAATTTATGAGGATTCTGATGCTGATCTACAGCTGCAG gGCTTCTATGATGAAGTTGCCATTCCTCTCCTCAGTGATATTCAACTTAATTACACTGGCGTGACAAATCTTACTGAGACCAATTTTAACATGTACTTCAACGGATCTGAAATTGTAGTCTCAGGTCAAATCATGGACAACAGTGTGGAGAGTTTCACTGCTCAGGTCATCGCAATATCG AAATACAATAAGGTGACATATCAAGACACTGTAAATACAAAAGACCTCAGTGATGTTCCACCTGAGAATAAAGATTTCATGCAGAGATTGTGGGCCTACCTTACAGTGAAGCAACTTCTGGAGAGACA GGTGCTTCTTAAAGGACAAGAGAAAGAGGATGAAAAGAAAGAAGCTCTCAAATTATCCCTGAAATATCAGTTTGTGACCAGTCTCACCTCTTTAGTAGTTACTAAGCCACAGGAAGACGAAGTGGAAGTTGCTGACAAACCCAAAGAGGGAGGGGAGCCACCCAGACAACCAGTAGCTATGCCACACAATG caaGGCTCAGTGTTGCTTGGCCTCATGGTTCAATTGTTCCTCAGATGGGCTATTCAG GTGACAGTGTTATTGCCTCATCACCGATCTCTCGTTACG GTATGCGTGGAAAAGCTGCAACATTGAAGAGTCTTGAATCAG GTTCCAAGGATTCAGTTTCAAGAGATACTAGTAATCGGTTCTTGTTGCCTGCTGTTGGTCAGCCTAAGCCACTTTGTTATGATGTTCCTCTTCCTCACAAAATCAAACTGCTAGAGGATTCTAATTTAG AGTTCTCTATGAATGGAGAGTCCAAGACGTCTACACGTGGATTTGGTCAAATTGCCTTTCATTACAAAAAGGGCCAACACCTGATAATAAACACAACATCCATTAGATACAATGATGACCAGAACAATGTGGAGTTTTTGTGGGGCCAGGAACCAACCCAACACAATATAGCGGG TGTGCATCTGATCCTGGGAAACAATGAAATAGATGTTACTATGGGAAATATTCGTGTTGTTATTCTTCTTCATAAGAAAGATGGGAATGTGTTTCTCTGGCCAGACATTCGGCAACAACCAAAAGATGTTGGTTTGTCTGGCATTTTAG
- the LOC127625713 gene encoding inter-alpha-trypsin inhibitor heavy chain H3-like isoform X1: MMDRTAIRLIFLGVFVIIATSASVKKKQNVDIYSFHINTTVTSRYATTVITSRVVNTLNESQEVHFEVKIPKNAFISKFRMTIEGKTYDGVVKEKDAAKQQYTQAVSRGQSAGLIKSVGRTLEDFKTSVTVAALSKVTFELTYEELLKRRLGKYELLVNAHPMQPVADFKIDVHIHEKPGISFFEVKGDLSTNDLANAIKTTRADEDVWVSFYPTRDQQTKCCGENGLNGDLLITYDVERRNPQGEIMVSNGYFVHYFAPTDIPRIPKNVVFIIDQSGSMHGRKIIQTRLALLKILSDLDEDDHFGLITFDSQVEIWKHELLKATKANLEDAKSFVQNIRDRGSTDINAAVLKGVNMIKQHPREGTASILILLTDGDPTTGETNTERIMSNVRKAIVSKFPLYCLGFGYDVNFEFLTQMSLENNGIARRIYEDSDADLQLQGFYDEVAIPLLSDIQLNYTGVTNLTETNFNMYFNGSEIVVSGQIMDNSVESFTAQVIAISKYNKVTYQDTVNTKDLSDVPPENKDFMQRLWAYLTVKQLLERQVLLKGQEKEDEKKEALKLSLKYQFVTSLTSLVVTKPQEDEVEVADKPKEGGEPPRQPVAMPHNARLSVAWPHGSIVPQMGYSATTNRFLLAGYAHQGTISDSVIASSPISRYGMRGKAATLKSLESGSKDSVSRDTSNRFLLPAVGQPKPLCYDVPLPHKIKLLEDSNLEFSMNGESKTSTRGFGQIAFHYKKGQHLIINTTSIRYNDDQNNVEFLWGQEPTQHNIAGVHLILGNNEIDVTMGNIRVVILLHKKDGNVFLWPDIRQQPKDVGLSGILGKGNISYEEIQGPPLPIFKIMDQEVRPVQEGVTDYRLPSTPVVRCWLVPFHIVMEGSISNFTVAQL; this comes from the exons ATGATGGATCGAACTGCAATCAGACTGATTTTCTTGGGCGTCTTTGTCATCATTGCCACTTCAGCTTCTGTTAAGAAG AAACAAAACGTGGATATTTACAGCTTCCACATTAACACTACTGTGACCAGCCGCTATGCCACCACAGTCATCACAAGCCGTGTGGTGAACACACTGAACGAATCACAAGAGGTCCATTTTGAGGTCAAGATACCCAAGAATGCCTTTATCAGCAAATTCAGAAT GACCATAGAGGGCAAGACATATGACGGGGTTGTTAAGGAAAAAGATGCAGCTAAGCAGCAGTACACTCAAGCAGTATCACGAGGACAAAGTGCTGGACTGATCAA ATCTGTTGGAAGGACTTTAGAAGACTTTAAAACATCAGTTACAGTGGCTGCTCTCAGTAAAGTGACCTTTGAGTTGACCTATGAGGAACTGCTAAAGCGTCGTCTTGGCAAATACGAGCTACTCGTTAATGCCCACCCGATGCAGCCAGTGGCAGACTTCAAG atTGATGTACACATCCATGAGAAACCAGGAATTTCTTTCTTTGAGGTGAAAGGAGATCTGAGTACCAATGACCTGGCCAATGCCATCAAAACAACCAGAGCAGATGAAGAT GTATGGGTGTCCTTCTACCCCACTCGAGATCAGCAGACAAAATGTTGTGGTGAAAATGGGCTGAATGGAGACCTGCTCATAACATACGATGTTGAAAGACGAAATCCACAAGGGGAAATAATG GTATCGAATGGCTATTTCGTCCACTACTTTGCACCCACTGACATTCCACGTATTCCCAAAAATGTGGTGTTTATCATTGACCAGAGTGGCTCTATGCATGGCAGAAAAATAATACAG actcgTTTGGCTCTGTTGAAGATTTTGAGTGATCTTGATGAGGATGATCACTTTGGACTGATCACCTTTGACAGTCAAGTTGAAATTTGGAAACATGAACTCCTCAAAGCTACCAAGGCAAACCTGGAGGATGCCAAATCTTTCGTACAGAATATCAGAGATAGGGGAT CCACAGACATAAACGCTGCAGTGCTTAAAGGAGTGAACATGATAAAGCAACACCCACGAGAAGGAACTGCTTCCATCCTGATACTGCTTACAGATGGAGACCCCACTACAG GTGAAACCAATACAGAGAGGATAATGTCTAATGTGAGGAAAGCCATTGTGTCAAAGTTTCCTCTCTATTGCCTTGGTTTTGGGTACGATGTCAACTTTGAATTCCTGACACAAATGTCATTGGAAAATAATGGGATTGCTCGCAGAATTTATGAGGATTCTGATGCTGATCTACAGCTGCAG gGCTTCTATGATGAAGTTGCCATTCCTCTCCTCAGTGATATTCAACTTAATTACACTGGCGTGACAAATCTTACTGAGACCAATTTTAACATGTACTTCAACGGATCTGAAATTGTAGTCTCAGGTCAAATCATGGACAACAGTGTGGAGAGTTTCACTGCTCAGGTCATCGCAATATCG AAATACAATAAGGTGACATATCAAGACACTGTAAATACAAAAGACCTCAGTGATGTTCCACCTGAGAATAAAGATTTCATGCAGAGATTGTGGGCCTACCTTACAGTGAAGCAACTTCTGGAGAGACA GGTGCTTCTTAAAGGACAAGAGAAAGAGGATGAAAAGAAAGAAGCTCTCAAATTATCCCTGAAATATCAGTTTGTGACCAGTCTCACCTCTTTAGTAGTTACTAAGCCACAGGAAGACGAAGTGGAAGTTGCTGACAAACCCAAAGAGGGAGGGGAGCCACCCAGACAACCAGTAGCTATGCCACACAATG caaGGCTCAGTGTTGCTTGGCCTCATGGTTCAATTGTTCCTCAGATGGGCTATTCAG CAACAACAAATCGTTTTCTACTGGCTGGTTATGCACATCAAGGGACTATTA GTGACAGTGTTATTGCCTCATCACCGATCTCTCGTTACG GTATGCGTGGAAAAGCTGCAACATTGAAGAGTCTTGAATCAG GTTCCAAGGATTCAGTTTCAAGAGATACTAGTAATCGGTTCTTGTTGCCTGCTGTTGGTCAGCCTAAGCCACTTTGTTATGATGTTCCTCTTCCTCACAAAATCAAACTGCTAGAGGATTCTAATTTAG AGTTCTCTATGAATGGAGAGTCCAAGACGTCTACACGTGGATTTGGTCAAATTGCCTTTCATTACAAAAAGGGCCAACACCTGATAATAAACACAACATCCATTAGATACAATGATGACCAGAACAATGTGGAGTTTTTGTGGGGCCAGGAACCAACCCAACACAATATAGCGGG TGTGCATCTGATCCTGGGAAACAATGAAATAGATGTTACTATGGGAAATATTCGTGTTGTTATTCTTCTTCATAAGAAAGATGGGAATGTGTTTCTCTGGCCAGACATTCGGCAACAACCAAAAGATGTTGGTTTGTCTGGCATTTTAG